In Chengkuizengella sediminis, a single window of DNA contains:
- the hutG gene encoding formimidoylglutamase, producing the protein MTEQFQYLKKTGSAKFIDRDIKKAADLLENWDGKQIKGAALIGAPLSKPSISHSGASFTPNVIRNLLQSYTTYAIDENIDLNNPIVDCGDIYMHVTDLIQSQNRINKTMEELCTANPQMIPILLGGDHSVSYPSIEGFAKVKGKVGIIQFDAHHDLRNLDDGGPSNGTPFRSLIESGVIKGEQLIQIGIRNFSNSQVYRDYAKEQGVTVYTMRDVLNQSIQTIINDSIKQLKNKVDVIYISVDIDVLDQTFAPGCPAIGPGGMDSHTLLEAIRLLGEEELVQGMDIVEIDPTLDFRDMTSRVAVHVILSFLLSKIQ; encoded by the coding sequence GTGACTGAACAATTTCAATATTTAAAAAAAACAGGTAGCGCTAAATTTATAGATCGTGATATTAAAAAAGCAGCGGATTTATTAGAAAATTGGGATGGTAAACAAATTAAAGGGGCAGCACTCATTGGTGCCCCTCTTTCTAAACCTTCAATTAGTCATTCAGGTGCATCTTTCACCCCGAATGTGATTCGCAATTTATTACAGTCGTACACAACATACGCAATAGATGAAAATATAGATTTAAATAACCCCATTGTGGACTGTGGGGATATTTATATGCATGTGACAGATCTTATCCAGTCTCAGAACAGAATTAATAAAACAATGGAGGAGTTATGCACAGCTAATCCACAAATGATACCGATTTTACTTGGTGGGGATCATTCCGTTAGTTATCCAAGTATTGAGGGATTTGCAAAAGTAAAAGGCAAGGTGGGAATCATTCAATTTGATGCACATCATGATTTAAGAAACCTTGACGATGGTGGACCGTCCAATGGAACTCCATTTCGAAGTTTAATTGAATCAGGAGTAATCAAGGGAGAGCAGTTAATCCAAATTGGAATTCGCAATTTTTCTAATAGTCAGGTATACCGTGACTATGCAAAGGAACAAGGGGTTACGGTTTATACCATGAGAGATGTGCTAAACCAATCCATTCAGACGATTATCAATGACAGTATAAAACAATTAAAAAATAAAGTGGATGTCATCTACATTTCTGTGGATATAGATGTATTAGATCAAACTTTTGCTCCAGGTTGCCCAGCGATCGGACCTGGTGGAATGGATAGCCATACCCTGCTGGAAGCCATTCGTTTGCTTGGTGAAGAAGAACTTGTTCAAGGCATGGATATTGTAGAAATTGATCCTACATTAGATTTTAGAGATATGACCAGTCGCGTTGCTGTGCATGTGATTCTTTCATTTTTGCTAAGTAAAATACAATAA
- the hutI gene encoding imidazolonepropionase, protein MDDGLNRAKRGEEMNKLPLIEDGAIAITDGEISFIGTSDEAKSILATKVINCEGKLVTPGLVDPHTHLVFGSSREHEISLKQQGVSYLDILKQGGGILSTVRETRKASEQSLIDKGLFHLDRLLSYGITTLEAKSGYGLDKETELKQLKVIKELHKQHDMDLVPTFLGAHAIPEEYKQNSDAFLQEMLDLLPLIKEQQLAEFVDIFCETGVFTVEQSKQFLLKAKDAGFQVKIHADEIDPLGGTEMAAEVDAISAEHLVGASDYGIEKLAASNTIAVLLPGTTFYLGKNTFARARAMIDQGGAVTISTDFNPGSSPTENIQFIMNLAMLKLKMTPEEIWNAVTTNAAYAINRGSKAGKLVVGRQADIVLWDATNYHYVPYHYGVNHVQRVFKNGKMVYERRNSCD, encoded by the coding sequence ATGGATGACGGATTAAATAGAGCAAAAAGAGGGGAGGAAATGAACAAACTTCCCCTCATTGAAGATGGGGCTATTGCCATTACAGATGGAGAAATCTCCTTTATTGGAACTAGTGACGAAGCCAAATCCATTTTGGCTACAAAAGTGATCAACTGCGAAGGAAAGCTGGTCACTCCTGGTTTAGTGGATCCACACACTCATCTCGTATTTGGTAGTTCACGTGAACATGAAATTTCTTTGAAACAACAAGGTGTTTCCTATTTAGATATTTTAAAACAAGGCGGCGGTATCTTATCTACCGTAAGAGAAACACGTAAAGCCTCTGAGCAATCCCTTATAGATAAAGGGCTGTTTCACTTAGATCGATTATTATCCTACGGGATTACAACATTAGAAGCAAAAAGCGGTTACGGGTTAGATAAAGAAACAGAGTTAAAACAATTAAAAGTAATCAAAGAACTGCATAAACAACACGATATGGATCTTGTCCCAACCTTTTTAGGTGCACATGCGATTCCAGAGGAATACAAACAGAATTCAGATGCATTTTTGCAAGAAATGCTGGATTTATTACCACTGATTAAAGAACAGCAATTAGCTGAATTTGTTGATATTTTTTGTGAAACAGGTGTGTTTACAGTAGAACAATCTAAACAATTTTTACTAAAAGCGAAAGACGCAGGTTTTCAAGTCAAAATCCATGCTGATGAAATTGATCCGCTTGGAGGTACGGAAATGGCCGCAGAAGTGGATGCCATCTCCGCTGAACATTTAGTTGGCGCCTCTGATTACGGAATTGAAAAATTAGCTGCATCAAACACCATTGCTGTATTACTTCCTGGTACAACATTTTATTTAGGAAAAAATACATTTGCACGGGCGAGAGCTATGATTGATCAAGGAGGAGCTGTGACGATATCAACCGATTTCAATCCAGGTAGTTCTCCAACAGAAAACATCCAATTCATTATGAACCTTGCCATGTTAAAGCTAAAAATGACACCAGAGGAAATATGGAATGCAGTTACAACAAACGCGGCTTATGCTATCAATCGAGGAAGCAAAGCAGGGAAACTTGTAGTTGGACGTCAAGCAGATATCGTGCTTTGGGACGCAACGAATTATCATTATGTTCCCTATCATTATGGTGTAAACCATGTCCAACGTGTATTCAAAAATGGAAAAATGGTATACGAAAGAAGGAATTCGTGTGACTGA
- the hutP gene encoding hut operon transcriptional regulator HutP, with the protein MSLQSDHRIGKHAMLLLLSEDKCNMPDSWKSCTGKVGTMDSQKIVAAIETAAKSNGIIDGDIYRETHALYHAIIEALHGITRGQLSIGSVLRTVGLRFSIVRGNPYEKQQEGEWIAVALYGTIGAPIKGLEHETIGLGINHV; encoded by the coding sequence ATGTCTTTACAATCAGACCATCGAATTGGTAAGCATGCTATGCTCCTGCTGCTCTCAGAGGATAAGTGCAACATGCCTGATTCTTGGAAAAGCTGCACAGGTAAAGTAGGAACAATGGATTCCCAAAAAATTGTTGCAGCTATTGAAACCGCCGCGAAAAGCAATGGCATTATAGATGGTGATATTTATCGAGAAACGCATGCTCTATACCATGCTATTATTGAAGCTTTACATGGGATCACCCGAGGTCAATTATCAATCGGATCAGTGCTCAGAACTGTAGGTTTACGTTTTTCCATTGTGAGAGGAAATCCTTATGAGAAACAGCAAGAGGGAGAATGGATTGCTGTAGCATTATATGGTACTATAGGTGCTCCAATTAAGGGACTTGAGCATGAAACGATAGGGTTAGGAATTAACCACGTCTAA
- a CDS encoding MFS transporter, giving the protein MNNHKNKNLTHLLLSIFIVCISISFFQVIYKNYIVEEFLVTAFQFGTIDAMKEIPGLIAIFFILIAIRFKERNVLIFSILLIALGLLLYSLASGFWGLMVYTFIFSTGTHLFFIYRDYLITDLTTEDNRSTIFGYVASLGAGAGLLGMLFVWILSQRFETNVILFIGLPIALVSTIFVKKLNMNKGKSKQNNNLYLKKAYFPYYLLTTLSAAREMIFITFATLLLIVKFETPLSTMVLLYSLHGVIAVLTRPYIGKVIKKIGISKALAVNYIIVTFIFIGYAYIEHIWFIYILFVLDDVFVGFDDIGISTYVGKLVPREELSTTLAVGSTLSHVIAVTIPIVGSLIWFILGSTLPFLLGCIVTVFAAFVSSRINNLNKVY; this is encoded by the coding sequence ATGAACAATCATAAAAATAAAAATTTAACACATTTATTACTTTCCATTTTCATAGTTTGTATTTCAATTTCTTTTTTCCAAGTCATTTATAAAAACTATATTGTTGAAGAATTCTTAGTTACAGCCTTTCAATTTGGAACCATCGATGCGATGAAAGAAATTCCCGGATTAATTGCTATATTCTTCATTTTAATTGCAATCAGATTCAAAGAAAGAAACGTGCTCATTTTCTCTATCCTTTTAATAGCATTAGGTTTACTATTGTATTCTTTAGCCTCTGGTTTCTGGGGATTGATGGTATACACATTCATTTTTAGTACGGGTACGCACCTGTTTTTTATTTATAGAGATTACTTAATCACGGATCTAACAACGGAAGATAATCGATCCACAATCTTTGGATATGTAGCAAGTTTGGGTGCTGGTGCAGGTTTATTGGGGATGTTATTTGTTTGGATTTTAAGTCAAAGATTTGAGACAAATGTTATTCTTTTTATTGGACTTCCTATCGCTTTGGTCTCTACTATTTTTGTGAAAAAATTAAATATGAACAAAGGTAAGAGTAAACAGAACAACAATCTGTATTTGAAAAAGGCATATTTTCCTTATTATCTTCTAACCACTTTATCAGCTGCACGTGAGATGATATTTATAACTTTTGCAACACTTTTACTCATTGTTAAATTTGAGACCCCACTTTCAACAATGGTACTATTATATAGTTTACATGGTGTCATAGCCGTATTAACACGTCCGTATATTGGAAAAGTGATAAAGAAGATAGGGATTAGTAAAGCTTTAGCTGTGAATTACATCATCGTAACCTTTATCTTTATTGGTTATGCTTACATTGAACATATTTGGTTTATTTACATTTTGTTTGTATTAGATGATGTTTTTGTAGGTTTTGACGATATTGGTATTTCTACCTATGTTGGGAAATTAGTTCCTAGAGAAGAATTAAGTACTACACTGGCAGTCGGGAGTACCTTATCACATGTGATAGCTGTAACTATTCCTATTGTAGGGTCTTTAATTTGGTTCATACTTGGGAGTACCCTTCCATTTTTATTAGGTTGTATAGTCACTGTGTTCGCTGCTTTTGTTTCTTCTAGAATTAATAATCTTAATAAAGTCTATTAA
- a CDS encoding amino acid adenylation domain-containing protein, with protein MWHRFQKFRKEDGMGTTRDYWECELADIPSHFELIIDSKKSLNNWVSIVSSKSRILEEKEKLIYNYCEKLDLNINEVFLSAYYILLYRMSDEKDIVVGVNGKSNLLPVRIKINSNLNFHQFITEVASKLKQVKDSASIYSVKYLRDSNIYSSFNVDETIFRTKMDWCISIDKYIMVDINYNESFVNSRSMYKLVRHYEKLLVELLSNPTTAIGDVEILLEEDKQTYEIMNNTETDIDNFKTIIDMFNHTVRNYPLDIALSADGIQYTYRELDIQINKVANTLIKRNIRKGDFVSILMERSVETVISLMAVMRIGAIYVPLDPKHPKDRNLYIISDSNSNYVITTYDYATLVKNMFKNGTQQVLYYEDCANTNPTGIEYIGNPNNVAYVIYTSGSTGKPKGTLIRHKGLMNLCPSIRDTFDLSSSDILLQFASFSFDASIYEMFGAFYCGAHLHLINHEERISIEAFANIVERMSITCIPLIPTIFFNQLATHLSDSGVAKFKSVRTISTGGEALTSEIAKSFMNRFSPDLRVVNLYGPTECTAVTSSFEVRTDTIKGLSIVPIGRPYKNYEMYIVNEHSQPCPLYVPGEILIKSVGVANGYLNQPEKTREAFIDDPFDPLSDKRFYKTGDIGRLLPGGNIEYISRKDSQIKIRGFRVEIGEIEDSISRHEMVQDIAVIVKSNGNKGKILVAYYTTTNKIPISVSKLKEFLSDSIPQYMIPHHICFLKEIPISPTGKIDRKVLNSFDFHDYLEDNKDMVAPTTNIEKKVWRAWRNSLDIEDISITDHFFEIGGDSLSIMQILVILKPDFPNIKISDFYQYPTIQKLSKRIEETRSGEILLDQYDNNKEIRYLIPYPETLQGENISLDGVSTQDILLTGATGYLGSHILYNFLKNTSAKLYCLLRDGDKSRLISVLNSYFDDITNHDIQRIQVITGDLSKPRLALNEIEYAYLRKIINNVVHCGAEVKHHGDHEHFNKANVMSTVMLLDLIQLSPNVQFHYISTLGIPEDLALSGRYNIFPFDPTIALENVYTNSKLKSEIQVSMRSNNIPSTIYRMGNLVGNSINGKFQVNINNNAFYRMLKAMMLLGKAPQANWYVDLTPIDYASKYIVRSIEKGESINKLLHVCNPIQITYSQMVEYLVDYGYDVQLLDREEYSRWLFNGEEKDQEGLQLAMAQLEGDGAKDSNYKFISSESNIDCHEPNREFFYKLINYAVSIGYFPKL; from the coding sequence ATATGGCATAGATTTCAAAAGTTTAGAAAGGAGGATGGCATGGGCACAACTAGAGATTACTGGGAATGCGAGTTAGCTGACATACCATCACATTTTGAATTAATAATAGATAGTAAAAAGAGCCTCAATAATTGGGTTTCAATCGTATCATCTAAATCAAGAATTTTAGAGGAAAAGGAGAAATTAATATACAATTATTGTGAGAAATTAGATTTAAACATTAATGAGGTCTTCTTATCAGCTTATTATATACTCCTATATCGAATGTCAGATGAAAAAGACATAGTAGTAGGAGTAAATGGGAAAAGCAATTTATTACCAGTAAGAATAAAGATCAATAGTAATCTTAATTTCCATCAATTTATAACCGAAGTAGCTAGTAAACTAAAGCAGGTCAAGGATAGTGCGAGTATATACTCAGTTAAATACTTGCGGGATTCTAATATATACTCCTCATTTAATGTAGATGAGACTATCTTTCGTACCAAAATGGATTGGTGTATTTCAATTGATAAATATATTATGGTAGATATTAATTACAATGAAAGTTTTGTAAATAGTAGGTCTATGTACAAGCTAGTTAGGCATTATGAAAAATTATTAGTAGAATTGTTAAGTAATCCTACCACCGCAATTGGAGATGTAGAAATCTTACTAGAAGAGGATAAACAGACATACGAGATAATGAATAATACCGAAACAGATATAGACAATTTCAAGACAATTATTGATATGTTTAATCATACTGTGAGAAATTATCCCCTCGACATAGCCCTCTCTGCAGATGGTATCCAATACACGTATAGAGAATTAGATATACAGATAAATAAAGTAGCTAATACTCTCATTAAGAGAAATATTCGAAAGGGAGATTTTGTCTCTATTTTGATGGAAAGAAGTGTTGAGACAGTAATCAGTCTCATGGCAGTAATGAGGATCGGAGCGATTTATGTTCCTTTAGACCCAAAGCATCCTAAAGACAGAAATCTATATATCATATCAGACTCTAACTCTAATTATGTGATTACAACTTATGATTATGCCACATTAGTTAAGAATATGTTTAAGAATGGTACGCAACAGGTACTGTATTATGAAGATTGCGCCAATACTAATCCCACAGGCATTGAATATATAGGAAACCCGAATAATGTAGCCTATGTTATCTATACTTCTGGTTCTACAGGTAAGCCAAAAGGTACATTGATTAGACACAAGGGATTAATGAACCTATGCCCATCTATTAGAGATACTTTTGATTTATCATCATCGGATATACTCTTACAATTTGCAAGTTTTAGCTTTGATGCTTCCATATATGAAATGTTTGGTGCATTCTACTGTGGAGCACATTTACATTTAATAAACCATGAGGAACGTATTTCTATTGAGGCATTTGCTAATATCGTAGAAAGAATGAGTATTACCTGTATTCCTTTAATACCTACTATTTTCTTCAACCAATTAGCCACTCATCTATCTGATTCTGGTGTAGCCAAATTTAAATCAGTTCGCACTATTAGTACTGGGGGAGAGGCATTAACTAGCGAAATAGCGAAATCATTTATGAATAGATTCAGTCCAGATCTAAGGGTCGTAAATCTATATGGACCAACAGAATGTACAGCAGTAACTTCTTCTTTTGAAGTTAGAACAGATACGATTAAGGGGTTATCCATAGTTCCAATAGGAAGACCATATAAGAATTACGAGATGTACATTGTTAATGAGCATAGTCAGCCCTGCCCATTATACGTCCCTGGGGAAATTTTAATAAAATCTGTGGGTGTAGCAAATGGTTACCTAAATCAGCCTGAAAAGACAAGAGAGGCATTTATAGATGATCCTTTTGATCCCTTATCCGATAAACGATTTTATAAAACGGGGGATATTGGCCGGTTGCTGCCTGGAGGTAATATCGAGTATATATCTAGGAAGGATTCACAAATCAAAATCAGAGGTTTTAGAGTAGAAATAGGGGAAATAGAAGATAGTATTTCTAGACATGAAATGGTACAAGATATAGCTGTGATAGTCAAGTCGAATGGGAACAAAGGAAAGATCTTGGTAGCCTATTATACTACAACAAATAAAATACCCATATCTGTTTCGAAGTTAAAGGAATTCTTATCTGATTCAATTCCGCAGTATATGATTCCTCATCATATTTGTTTTCTAAAAGAAATACCCATATCGCCAACTGGAAAAATAGATAGGAAGGTATTAAATTCTTTCGATTTTCATGATTATTTAGAAGATAATAAAGATATGGTAGCCCCAACCACAAACATTGAAAAGAAGGTATGGAGAGCTTGGAGAAATAGTCTCGATATTGAAGATATTAGTATCACTGATCATTTTTTCGAAATAGGCGGAGATTCACTTTCTATTATGCAGATCTTAGTCATATTGAAACCTGATTTTCCTAACATCAAGATAAGTGACTTTTATCAATATCCTACTATACAGAAATTATCAAAACGAATAGAAGAGACTAGAAGCGGGGAAATCTTACTAGATCAATATGATAATAATAAGGAAATAAGGTATCTGATACCCTATCCAGAAACATTACAAGGGGAAAATATATCTCTAGACGGAGTATCAACTCAAGATATATTACTCACAGGAGCTACTGGTTATCTAGGCTCACATATACTGTACAACTTCCTAAAAAATACTAGTGCTAAACTATACTGTTTGTTGCGGGATGGAGATAAAAGTCGTCTGATCTCAGTATTGAATTCATACTTCGATGATATAACTAATCATGATATACAAAGAATTCAAGTAATAACGGGTGATTTATCCAAACCCAGATTAGCACTAAATGAAATAGAATATGCTTATTTGCGGAAGATAATAAATAACGTGGTACATTGTGGTGCAGAAGTAAAACATCATGGGGATCATGAGCATTTCAATAAAGCAAATGTAATGAGCACTGTCATGCTGTTAGATCTAATTCAATTATCACCAAATGTTCAATTCCATTATATCTCTACTTTAGGTATTCCTGAAGATCTAGCTTTGAGTGGTAGATATAATATATTCCCATTTGATCCTACAATAGCACTAGAAAATGTCTACACAAATAGCAAATTAAAATCAGAGATACAAGTGAGTATGCGAAGCAATAACATACCAAGTACCATTTACCGTATGGGGAATTTGGTGGGTAACTCTATAAATGGAAAATTCCAGGTGAATATCAATAACAATGCATTCTATAGGATGTTAAAGGCAATGATGTTATTAGGTAAAGCACCGCAAGCCAACTGGTATGTTGATCTCACACCTATAGATTATGCCAGCAAATATATTGTTAGATCTATAGAGAAGGGGGAATCAATTAATAAACTTCTCCACGTCTGCAATCCTATACAAATCACTTATAGTCAGATGGTAGAATACTTAGTAGATTACGGTTATGATGTTCAATTATTGGATAGAGAAGAGTATTCTAGATGGTTATTTAATGGAGAAGAAAAAGATCAAGAAGGGCTTCAGCTTGCTATGGCTCAATTAGAAGGTGATGGAGCAAAAGATTCTAATTATAAATTTATTAGCAGTGAGAGTAATATCGATTGTCACGAGCCAAATAGGGAGTTTTTCTACAAATTGATCAATTATGCAGTGTCAATAGGTTATTTTCCTAAATTATAA
- a CDS encoding NAD(P)H-dependent oxidoreductase: protein MKSLVIFTHPNHNSLSYAFLQKVLEGIGENSNIKEVQVLDLYEEGFNPLLVFNDEKRRRDMHRDPNMEKYREQILWADQIVFVYPIWWGRPPAMLQGYIDQLFAANFAYKDDGFFPKGLLKGKSVVCISTMKGPANYPLIFLNNAHKVLMKKALLNFVGIKKVKFFEFGNMESPKGKQTEKLTKVYRYFQQVQV, encoded by the coding sequence ATGAAATCATTAGTCATTTTTACACATCCAAATCACAACAGTTTATCCTATGCGTTTTTACAAAAAGTACTAGAGGGTATCGGTGAAAACTCAAATATTAAGGAAGTTCAAGTATTAGATTTATACGAAGAAGGATTTAACCCACTGCTAGTATTTAATGATGAAAAAAGAAGAAGGGATATGCACCGTGATCCAAACATGGAAAAGTACAGAGAACAGATTCTTTGGGCTGATCAAATTGTTTTTGTATATCCTATCTGGTGGGGAAGACCTCCTGCCATGCTTCAGGGTTATATAGATCAATTGTTTGCAGCTAATTTTGCCTATAAAGATGATGGTTTTTTTCCAAAAGGGCTTTTAAAAGGGAAGTCTGTCGTATGCATATCAACGATGAAAGGACCTGCTAATTATCCGTTGATCTTCTTAAATAATGCTCACAAAGTTTTAATGAAAAAAGCTCTTTTGAATTTTGTAGGAATAAAAAAAGTGAAATTTTTTGAGTTTGGTAATATGGAAAGTCCAAAAGGGAAACAAACCGAAAAGCTAACGAAAGTCTATCGATATTTTCAACAAGTGCAAGTATAA
- a CDS encoding matrixin family metalloprotease has protein sequence MVSFKSMIRTIGIIVIALVLSLSFNTSSQAALLGWDLVDNNKHLDWNSDSKYISSINDAMNLWEKYKSGIIRPDTASEREDVFLTDYMQVSSTIASTSSNGIIKFNDYHYDGMSNGERLKTTTHEFGHALGLAHTFGKRDIMRQGKVSITKLSSTDKSSYDAAYATY, from the coding sequence ATGGTAAGTTTTAAAAGTATGATTAGAACGATAGGCATTATCGTAATTGCACTCGTATTATCTTTATCATTTAATACTTCTAGCCAAGCTGCACTCTTAGGATGGGATTTGGTTGATAATAATAAACACTTAGATTGGAATAGCGATAGTAAGTATATTTCAAGTATAAATGATGCTATGAATTTATGGGAAAAATACAAATCAGGTATTATTAGACCTGATACTGCTTCTGAAAGAGAAGATGTATTTTTAACTGATTATATGCAAGTTAGTTCAACTATTGCTAGTACTAGCTCTAATGGCATTATAAAATTTAATGATTATCATTACGATGGCATGTCAAATGGTGAAAGACTCAAAACTACGACACATGAGTTTGGTCACGCTTTAGGTTTAGCCCATACTTTTGGTAAAAGAGATATTATGAGGCAAGGAAAAGTTTCTATTACAAAATTGTCTTCTACTGATAAGAGTTCATATGATGCAGCTTACGCTACATATTAA
- the hutU gene encoding urocanate hydratase: MSKTHQSIRAPRGNQLNTKGWIQEAALRMLMNNLDPEVAEKPEELVVYGGIGKAARNWESYHKIVETLQKLENDETLLVQSGKPVAVFKSHENAPRVLIANSNLVPAWANWEHFRELDQKGLMMYGQMTAGSWIYIGTQGILQGTYETFAEAAKQHFQNSLKGTITVTAGLGGMGGAQPLSVTMNDGVVIAIEVDKTRIQRRIDTKYCDVMVESLDEAIELALEAKQKKKPLSIGLLGNASEILPEMIERNFIPDLVTDQTSSHDPLNGYLPEEMTLEQGDKLRQDDPDQYIRLAKSSIKKHVEAMVQLQEKGAIVFDYGNNIRQVAYDEGFENAFAFPGFVPAFIRPQFCEGKGPFRWAALSGDPEDIYKLDEVILKEFKENEHLCKWIKMAREKVAFQGLPSRICWFGYGERAKFGKIINDMVASGELSAPIVIGRDHLDCGSVASPNRETEDMKDGSDAVADWPILNALINGVNGASWVSVHHGGGVGMGYSIHAGMVIVADGTKEAEERLERVLTSDPGMGIARHADAGYDLAIKTAKEKDVHLPML, from the coding sequence ATGTCAAAAACACATCAATCCATACGTGCTCCTAGAGGCAATCAATTAAATACAAAAGGCTGGATTCAAGAAGCTGCACTTCGAATGTTAATGAATAATCTAGATCCTGAAGTCGCTGAAAAGCCAGAAGAGCTTGTCGTATACGGTGGAATAGGGAAAGCAGCGAGAAACTGGGAAAGTTATCATAAAATCGTAGAAACATTACAAAAGCTTGAAAACGATGAAACATTATTAGTGCAGTCAGGAAAACCAGTGGCAGTATTCAAATCACATGAAAATGCACCTCGTGTATTAATCGCCAATTCCAACCTTGTACCCGCTTGGGCAAATTGGGAGCATTTCCGAGAGCTTGATCAAAAAGGGTTAATGATGTACGGACAAATGACAGCAGGAAGCTGGATTTATATTGGGACACAAGGCATTTTACAAGGTACGTATGAAACGTTTGCCGAAGCTGCTAAACAACACTTTCAAAACTCCTTAAAAGGCACCATTACGGTAACAGCTGGTTTAGGAGGTATGGGTGGTGCACAGCCATTGTCAGTCACTATGAATGATGGGGTTGTCATCGCCATAGAAGTAGACAAAACTAGAATCCAACGTCGTATAGATACAAAATACTGTGATGTTATGGTAGAGTCGTTAGACGAAGCGATTGAGCTCGCATTAGAGGCAAAACAAAAAAAGAAACCTTTATCCATTGGTTTATTAGGTAATGCATCCGAAATCTTACCAGAAATGATTGAGCGTAACTTCATCCCTGATTTAGTAACAGATCAGACTTCTTCACACGATCCTTTAAACGGATATTTACCAGAAGAAATGACGCTTGAACAAGGAGATAAGCTTCGTCAAGATGATCCTGATCAATACATCAGACTTGCCAAGTCTAGTATTAAAAAACACGTAGAAGCTATGGTACAACTCCAAGAAAAAGGCGCAATCGTTTTTGATTATGGCAACAACATTCGTCAAGTTGCATATGACGAAGGATTTGAAAATGCTTTTGCATTCCCTGGGTTTGTTCCTGCATTTATTCGTCCACAATTTTGTGAAGGAAAAGGTCCTTTCCGTTGGGCTGCATTATCTGGTGATCCAGAGGATATTTATAAACTAGACGAAGTCATTTTAAAAGAATTTAAAGAAAACGAACATTTATGTAAATGGATCAAAATGGCACGTGAAAAAGTCGCATTCCAAGGACTTCCTTCTCGCATTTGCTGGTTTGGTTATGGGGAAAGGGCTAAGTTTGGAAAAATCATTAATGACATGGTTGCATCAGGTGAATTATCAGCACCTATCGTGATTGGTCGAGATCATTTGGATTGCGGTTCTGTTGCTTCTCCTAATCGTGAAACTGAAGATATGAAGGATGGAAGTGATGCAGTTGCAGATTGGCCAATTTTAAATGCACTGATTAATGGTGTAAATGGAGCCAGTTGGGTATCTGTTCACCATGGCGGTGGTGTAGGTATGGGTTATTCCATTCATGCAGGAATGGTGATTGTAGCAGACGGAACGAAAGAAGCTGAAGAGAGATTAGAACGTGTACTCACCTCAGATCCTGGAATGGGGATTGCTAGACATGCAGACGCAGGTTATGACTTAGCGATCAAAACAGCTAAAGAAAAAGATGTACATCTACCAATGTTATAA
- a CDS encoding MarR family winged helix-turn-helix transcriptional regulator: MDNQTLFNKLITFTSSVHRVTNELTKDAKPELITQLQYDIIDFIAVNQPVTLSEISDCIRISMPNASRELRKLGEHHLIDKKSDVEDRRKQFIYLSKEGEMIIDKAYKQIEFNFNNRMNDASEMDLEEIELAIDILQRKLYFD; encoded by the coding sequence ATGGACAATCAAACTCTTTTTAACAAACTAATCACATTTACAAGCTCCGTACATCGTGTGACAAACGAGCTCACAAAAGATGCGAAACCAGAATTGATTACACAACTTCAATATGACATTATTGATTTCATCGCAGTGAATCAGCCGGTGACTCTAAGCGAAATTAGTGATTGTATTCGTATTTCTATGCCAAATGCGAGTCGTGAACTCAGAAAATTAGGTGAACACCACTTAATTGATAAAAAATCTGATGTTGAAGACAGAAGGAAACAGTTTATTTATCTTTCTAAAGAAGGAGAAATGATAATTGATAAAGCTTATAAGCAGATAGAGTTCAATTTCAATAATCGAATGAATGATGCTTCTGAAATGGATTTAGAAGAGATTGAGCTTGCCATAGACATACTTCAACGGAAATTGTATTTTGACTAG